In Pyrus communis chromosome 8, drPyrComm1.1, whole genome shotgun sequence, one genomic interval encodes:
- the LOC137742757 gene encoding uncharacterized protein isoform X3, with protein sequence MEGAAAAAAEGRHPLKPHPRFNNRNSWKHKLRENCYKRVREDRMRLLWKMRMLPTPQILNHIPNDLIKSAFQDIVSAELEKIKESSLDENVRSSTSVPEANDMLWEYDGLTNVYQGDCEEILLEMQRIFYEDLTIHPTRKEEICVETWEDEEDEYLSQAVYEHMQLNDKQMHKEEVWCPVCKHGVLQENYNRIYCTLCKVQLNKGNEVNLEILRGRLAEVHTEHLDRGCKLKPKFRIEIRFNITALYVFCAACNTFEIVV encoded by the exons ATGGAGGGAGCAGCCGCAGCCGCAGCAGAAGGGCGGCATCCTCTCAAACCCCATCCTCGTTTCAATAACCGTAACAGCTGGAAACATAAG CTGAGAGAGAACTGTTACAAAAGGGTTCGAGAAGACAGAATGCGGTTGCTTTGGAAGATGAGAATGCTGCCCACTCCACAAATTCTCAATCACATTCCAAAT gatttgatcaaatctgcATTCCAGGACATAGTTTCTGCTGAATTGGAAAAAATTAAGGAATCGTCATTGGATGAAAATGTAAGAAGTTCAACATCTGTCCCTGAGGCCAATGATATGTTATGGGAATACGATGGCCTTACAAATGTATACCAAGGTGATTGTGAAGAGATATTGTTAGAAATGCAAAGGATCTTTTATGAAGACCTGACTATTCATCCAACTAgaaaagaag AAATCTGTGTTGAAACATGGGAAGATGAAGAGGATGAGTATTTGTCCCAGGCAGTTTATGAGCATATGCAACTGAACGACAAGCAG ATGCACAAGGAGGAAGTTTGGTGCCCCGTCTGTAAGCACGGAGTACTACAAGAGAATTACAATCGAATATACTGCACTCTATGCAAGGTTCAGCTCAACAAAGGCAATGAG GTTAATTTGGAAATATTGCGGGGCAGGCTAGCAGAAGTTCACACTGAGCATCTGGATCGTGGCTGCAAATTGAAACCCAAGTTTCGCATTGAGATCAGATTTAATATAACTGCACTGTACGTTTTCTGTGCTGCTTGTAATACATTTGAGATTGTAGTATAG
- the LOC137742757 gene encoding uncharacterized protein isoform X4 gives MEGAAAAAAEGRHPLKPHPRFNNRNSWKHKLRENCYKRVREDRMRLLWKMRMLPTPQILNHIPNDLIKSAFQDIVSAELEKIKESSLDENVRSSTSVPEANDMLWEYDGLTNVYQETEICVETWEDEEDEYLSQAVYEHMQLNDKQMHKEEVWCPVCKHGVLQENYNRIYCTLCKVQLNKGNEVNLEILRGRLAEVHTEHLDRGCKLKPKFRIEIRFNITALYVFCAACNTFEIVV, from the exons ATGGAGGGAGCAGCCGCAGCCGCAGCAGAAGGGCGGCATCCTCTCAAACCCCATCCTCGTTTCAATAACCGTAACAGCTGGAAACATAAG CTGAGAGAGAACTGTTACAAAAGGGTTCGAGAAGACAGAATGCGGTTGCTTTGGAAGATGAGAATGCTGCCCACTCCACAAATTCTCAATCACATTCCAAAT gatttgatcaaatctgcATTCCAGGACATAGTTTCTGCTGAATTGGAAAAAATTAAGGAATCGTCATTGGATGAAAATGTAAGAAGTTCAACATCTGTCCCTGAGGCCAATGATATGTTATGGGAATACGATGGCCTTACAAATGTATACCAAG AAACAGAAATCTGTGTTGAAACATGGGAAGATGAAGAGGATGAGTATTTGTCCCAGGCAGTTTATGAGCATATGCAACTGAACGACAAGCAG ATGCACAAGGAGGAAGTTTGGTGCCCCGTCTGTAAGCACGGAGTACTACAAGAGAATTACAATCGAATATACTGCACTCTATGCAAGGTTCAGCTCAACAAAGGCAATGAG GTTAATTTGGAAATATTGCGGGGCAGGCTAGCAGAAGTTCACACTGAGCATCTGGATCGTGGCTGCAAATTGAAACCCAAGTTTCGCATTGAGATCAGATTTAATATAACTGCACTGTACGTTTTCTGTGCTGCTTGTAATACATTTGAGATTGTAGTATAG
- the LOC137742757 gene encoding uncharacterized protein isoform X2 has translation MEGAAAAAAEGRHPLKPHPRFNNRNSWKHKLRENCYKRVREDRMRLLWKMRMLPTPQILNHIPNDLIKSAFQDIVSAELEKIKESSLDENVRSSTSVPEANDMLWEYDGLTNVYQGDCEEILLEMQRIFYEDLTIHPTRKEETEICVETWEDEEDEYLSQAVYEHMQLNDKQMHKEEVWCPVCKHGVLQENYNRIYCTLCKVQLNKGNEVNLEILRGRLAEVHTEHLDRGCKLKPKFRIEIRFNITALYVFCAACNTFEIVV, from the exons ATGGAGGGAGCAGCCGCAGCCGCAGCAGAAGGGCGGCATCCTCTCAAACCCCATCCTCGTTTCAATAACCGTAACAGCTGGAAACATAAG CTGAGAGAGAACTGTTACAAAAGGGTTCGAGAAGACAGAATGCGGTTGCTTTGGAAGATGAGAATGCTGCCCACTCCACAAATTCTCAATCACATTCCAAAT gatttgatcaaatctgcATTCCAGGACATAGTTTCTGCTGAATTGGAAAAAATTAAGGAATCGTCATTGGATGAAAATGTAAGAAGTTCAACATCTGTCCCTGAGGCCAATGATATGTTATGGGAATACGATGGCCTTACAAATGTATACCAAGGTGATTGTGAAGAGATATTGTTAGAAATGCAAAGGATCTTTTATGAAGACCTGACTATTCATCCAACTAgaaaagaag AAACAGAAATCTGTGTTGAAACATGGGAAGATGAAGAGGATGAGTATTTGTCCCAGGCAGTTTATGAGCATATGCAACTGAACGACAAGCAG ATGCACAAGGAGGAAGTTTGGTGCCCCGTCTGTAAGCACGGAGTACTACAAGAGAATTACAATCGAATATACTGCACTCTATGCAAGGTTCAGCTCAACAAAGGCAATGAG GTTAATTTGGAAATATTGCGGGGCAGGCTAGCAGAAGTTCACACTGAGCATCTGGATCGTGGCTGCAAATTGAAACCCAAGTTTCGCATTGAGATCAGATTTAATATAACTGCACTGTACGTTTTCTGTGCTGCTTGTAATACATTTGAGATTGTAGTATAG
- the LOC137742757 gene encoding uncharacterized protein isoform X1: MEGAAAAAAEGRHPLKPHPRFNNRNSWKHKLRENCYKRVREDRMRLLWKMRMLPTPQILNHIPNDLIKSAFQDIVSAELEKIKESSLDENVRSSTSVPEANDMLWEYDGLTNVYQGDCEEILLEMQRIFYEDLTIHPTRKEGEKPFAETEICVETWEDEEDEYLSQAVYEHMQLNDKQMHKEEVWCPVCKHGVLQENYNRIYCTLCKVQLNKGNEVNLEILRGRLAEVHTEHLDRGCKLKPKFRIEIRFNITALYVFCAACNTFEIVV, encoded by the exons ATGGAGGGAGCAGCCGCAGCCGCAGCAGAAGGGCGGCATCCTCTCAAACCCCATCCTCGTTTCAATAACCGTAACAGCTGGAAACATAAG CTGAGAGAGAACTGTTACAAAAGGGTTCGAGAAGACAGAATGCGGTTGCTTTGGAAGATGAGAATGCTGCCCACTCCACAAATTCTCAATCACATTCCAAAT gatttgatcaaatctgcATTCCAGGACATAGTTTCTGCTGAATTGGAAAAAATTAAGGAATCGTCATTGGATGAAAATGTAAGAAGTTCAACATCTGTCCCTGAGGCCAATGATATGTTATGGGAATACGATGGCCTTACAAATGTATACCAAGGTGATTGTGAAGAGATATTGTTAGAAATGCAAAGGATCTTTTATGAAGACCTGACTATTCATCCAACTAgaaaagaaggtgaaaaa CCCTTTGCAGAAACAGAAATCTGTGTTGAAACATGGGAAGATGAAGAGGATGAGTATTTGTCCCAGGCAGTTTATGAGCATATGCAACTGAACGACAAGCAG ATGCACAAGGAGGAAGTTTGGTGCCCCGTCTGTAAGCACGGAGTACTACAAGAGAATTACAATCGAATATACTGCACTCTATGCAAGGTTCAGCTCAACAAAGGCAATGAG GTTAATTTGGAAATATTGCGGGGCAGGCTAGCAGAAGTTCACACTGAGCATCTGGATCGTGGCTGCAAATTGAAACCCAAGTTTCGCATTGAGATCAGATTTAATATAACTGCACTGTACGTTTTCTGTGCTGCTTGTAATACATTTGAGATTGTAGTATAG